The genomic window CAAGCACCTTCTAATTCCTCTCGATTACGTTCAATTTCTGTTTGCAACTGTTCAATTTGTGCGCGGGATGTGTCAACTTCCTGTTGTTGTGATTCTAGGCGTTGAAACTCCTCTTCCATGTTTTGCAACTGTTCTAATCGCACTTCCATGTCCATTTCACGGCGATTTAACTCTTGCGCCTGAAATGTCAGCGATTCCTTCCATTGATCGATTTCGTCTTCCTTGAGCTTATATTTTTCTAGCTGACGAGAAAAATTTTGCAAAATATTCACAAGTGGCCTACTAGCCTCTTGAATTCTCTGCACTTGGCGATTTGGAGTCACTTCCACCAACACCAATGCACCATCATTTAACTTACTAGCTTCCTCAGCAGCTATAACATCTTCCGACACAGGACTCCAATTCTGGTCGGTTCGCTGACAAGCTAGCAGTTTTAGTTCAGTTTTGGAACTCCCACTCAGTAAGCCGCCTTTCTGCTTTTGTACTTCTGCTAAATACAGCACACCGCTAGTCCTCTTGGTACTTCATGTATTTGTTAGAAAATATACTTTATATAATTCTGCTAACTTGTCTTATTCACCTAAAATTGGGAAAAACAAAACAAACAAAACTATTTATAGACGCTGAATTTTGCGTCCTGATATTTTTATAGAAGCGATTTGGTCGCGTCTTTATATTCTGTACTTATGATAGTTACGATGACTTCCGTGTTATCACTAACTTTGTCAAAGACTGTTAAGAAAATTTACGGTTTATAGCTGATTGGATTCCCTGATTAAAACTGGTACAACAAGGCAAAATCAATAACTTTATTTATCGGTTAATATTAACTGCATCAAGAGGAGCTACTTAGAACTAAATGCAGGGAAATTTACGGGAAATTGATATTCGCAGCATCCTGCAATTAATTGAAATAGGACAGCGAACTGGGCAACTCTTAATAGAAAGCTACAGTTTTCACCATCAAGGTAAAGTTTCTGAAGAAGAGGAACAGAAATCTTGGTTGATCTTTTTCCACAATGGCCAAATTATTTATTGCCAAGAAGGGAATAATAATTTGTCACGAATTGACGATTACTTACGTCAGTATCGTGGGGAATTATCGCTAGATGAACAGCAAATAGACTTGTTAGGTGCAGAAAATGCTTCAGAATATGGCTACATTTGGATGCTATTAGAGAAAAATATTATCAACCCCGAAAAAGCACGCGTTCTCATCTATCGCTTGGTTTGTGAAACACTGTTTGACTTGCTGAGTTTACACCGGGGTAGTTTTATTTTTCAACAGGATACAGCACTAGCACCACAATTAACTAGCTGGGAGATTGCGCCTTTAATGGCTAAAATTACCCAACAATTACAAGAGTGGAAGCAGTTATACCCATACATTCAATCTCCAGAACAATTACCGATACTCGCCCAAACAGTTCATTTACACTCCTCGCTACCAACAACCACAGTCAATAAACTCAAGCAATGGGCAGATGGTCAAACATCCTTACGCCAACTCAGTCGCTATCTCGACCGCGATATTTTGACGCTGGCCAAGACAATATATCCATACATACAGCAGGGTTGGCTCAAGCTAACATATCCAGAAACCATTAAATCCCAGGCGCAAGTGAGCAATAAACAAAAGATGAAGATATTATGTATTGACAAAAGCCAGACTACTGGGGAGGCTGTAGAGTCTATTTTGCGGACAAAAGGATACGAAGCAATCAGCCTCAGCAATCCTCTGGAAGCACTCAGTCTAATTTTTCAACTCCAGCCCAACCTAATTTTATGTGAAATGGCCATGCCGGAATTAAATGGTTATGAGATGTGCGCGATGCTGCGACAATCTCAAGCATTTCGGTATATACCGATGATTATGATGGCCAGTAAAGATAAATTTATAGATCAAGTTAGAGCGAAAATGTTCGGGGCAACAGATTTGTTAATAAAACCTTTTAATGATGCAGAATTACTTATGTTGATCAACAAATATCTCAATATTTGATCTGGTGTGGCGAAATAAACTCAAGGCAATACTTGTTCATCCCATAGAATATGGGGTAAAAAATGTTATCACAGAATCAACCAACTCTCAGACTAAAGTTAGTATTCAGTAAACTTGCTGAAAGCTTAAATTTAATTTATACAGTAACTATTGGCGGGGAGATCAGGGAATGTTCCAGAAAGGAACGTCTACACCAGGAGGTAGATAGCCATTTATGAGTACAGTTCTGATTGTGGAAGATAGTCTTGCCCAGAGAGAGATGATTACAGACCTCCTGAAAGCCAGTGGTTTAACAGTCACCCATGCCACTGACGGACTAGAAGCATTGGAGGCAATTCAAACTGAACCCCCTGACCTGGTGGTTTTGGATATTGTCATGCCCCGAATGAATGGCTACGAAGTTTGCCGTCGATTAAAGTCCGACCCCAAAACCCAAAATGTTCCCGTGGTGATGTGTTCTTCTAAAGGTGAAGAATTTGACCGCTACTGGGGCATGAAACAAGGGGCGGATGCTTACATAGCTAAACCGTTTCAACCGACCGAGTTGGTGGGAACAGTCAAACAACTGCTGCGAGGATAAGGATGAAAACAACATGGTTAGCAAACCGGACTTTTTAAATGGTGGTGGTCAAGATCACTTTCGTCCTGAATTACAAGTAGAAAGTCCTGAAGGTGAGTTACATTTGCGGTTTTACATTCCTTCGCATCAGGAGTTTGCACTACCCGCAACTGGTATCCGAGAA from Nostoc sp. UHCC 0870 includes these protein-coding regions:
- a CDS encoding response regulator, which produces MQGNLREIDIRSILQLIEIGQRTGQLLIESYSFHHQGKVSEEEEQKSWLIFFHNGQIIYCQEGNNNLSRIDDYLRQYRGELSLDEQQIDLLGAENASEYGYIWMLLEKNIINPEKARVLIYRLVCETLFDLLSLHRGSFIFQQDTALAPQLTSWEIAPLMAKITQQLQEWKQLYPYIQSPEQLPILAQTVHLHSSLPTTTVNKLKQWADGQTSLRQLSRYLDRDILTLAKTIYPYIQQGWLKLTYPETIKSQAQVSNKQKMKILCIDKSQTTGEAVESILRTKGYEAISLSNPLEALSLIFQLQPNLILCEMAMPELNGYEMCAMLRQSQAFRYIPMIMMASKDKFIDQVRAKMFGATDLLIKPFNDAELLMLINKYLNI
- a CDS encoding response regulator transcription factor, whose protein sequence is MSTVLIVEDSLAQREMITDLLKASGLTVTHATDGLEALEAIQTEPPDLVVLDIVMPRMNGYEVCRRLKSDPKTQNVPVVMCSSKGEEFDRYWGMKQGADAYIAKPFQPTELVGTVKQLLRG